A section of the Bacillus pumilus genome encodes:
- a CDS encoding DUF309 domain-containing protein, with translation MYPEAYVAFLHEFHTTRDYFECHEILEEYWKEDPPEQRKEYWVGFIQLAVALYHQRRGNGKGAKRLMSNSLHLLEANRSVLSNLGLDDEAFLKLLRMLKKKMAEDMPYESVMLPIKDEALLSLCQEMAQKEGLTFGQESNLSHTFLIEKHRLRDRTDVLLERKKQIERKKSRGL, from the coding sequence GTGTATCCTGAAGCGTACGTGGCTTTTTTACATGAATTTCATACGACAAGAGATTATTTTGAGTGTCATGAAATTCTTGAGGAATATTGGAAAGAAGACCCGCCTGAGCAGCGCAAAGAATATTGGGTTGGCTTCATTCAGCTTGCCGTTGCTTTGTATCATCAAAGACGGGGAAATGGAAAAGGTGCAAAACGGCTCATGTCAAATAGCCTTCACTTACTAGAAGCAAACCGGTCCGTATTATCGAATCTCGGTCTGGATGATGAGGCGTTTCTCAAACTTCTGAGAATGCTAAAGAAGAAAATGGCTGAAGACATGCCATACGAAAGTGTGATGCTCCCGATTAAAGATGAAGCACTCTTGTCTCTCTGCCAAGAAATGGCTCAAAAAGAAGGACTGACCTTTGGCCAGGAGAGTAACTTATCCCACACATTTTTGATCGAAAAACATAGACTGCGTGACCGGACAGATGTATTGCTTGAACGAAAAAAGCAAATCGAACGTAAAAAAAGCAGAGGACTGTAG
- a CDS encoding YjcZ family sporulation protein — MGDGYNFGGGFALIVVLFILLIIVGAAWVY, encoded by the coding sequence ATGGGAGATGGCTATAACTTTGGCGGAGGTTTCGCGCTTATTGTCGTGCTTTTCATCTTGCTGATCATCGTTGGCGCGGCTTGGGTTTATTAA